The sequence TCGCCCTTGAACTCCGGCGCGCGGCGCTCCATGAAGGCCTGGACCGCTTCGCCGAGGTCCTTGCTGGGCAGGAACGCCGAGTTCCACGCCGCGACGTACCGGAGGCCGTCGGCGACCTGGCGCTCGGTGTTCGTCGCCAGTACCTGCTTCGTACCCTGCACCACGAGCGGCGGGTTCGCAGCGATCTCCACGGCGAGTTCCCGCGCGGCCTTCAGCAGCGCGTCCTGGTCTTCGTACACGTCGTTGACGAGACCGATCTTCTCGGCGCGTGCGGCATCGACGTCCTTGCCGGTCAGGGCGAGCTCCCGCAGGTGCCCTTCGCCGATGATCGAGGCCAGGCGCTGGAGGCTGCCGAGGTCCGCGACGATGGCAACGCGCACCTCGCGGACGCTGAACTTGGCGTCGGCGCTGGCCAGCCGGATGTCCGCGGCCGCGACGACGTCGACCCCGCCGCCGATGCACCAGCCCGAAACGGCCGCGACGACCGGTTTGCGGCATTCCGCGATGGAGCTGACCGCCGCCTGCAGCGATCGGACCTGGTCGAGGAACGCCGTCCGCGGCCCGGCGAGGCTGTCCCCGCCCAGCATCGGCGCCCAGTCGCCCATCATCGCCGGCAGGTCGAGGCCGTAGGAGAAGTGCTTGCCGCTGCCGGTGAGCACGATCGCCCTGACCTGCGGGTCGGCGTCCAGCGCGCGGAACACCAGCGGCAGCTCGCGCCAGAAGTCCGGGCCCATCGCGTTGCCCTTCGAGGGGCCGAGAAGCGTCACTTCGGCCACGTGGCCGTCGACGTCGACCTTCAGGGAGACGAGGTCGGGCAGACTGTCAGCAGTAGCGGTCATGGGGTCATCTTGACCCATGCCCGCCACGGCCCGCCATTGGCACCTTGTCAATTGACCCGCGCGTCACCGTGCCAACCTGGTCGGGGGATGCTTTCCTGAAAGAGACTCGCACCACGACCCGGGGAGGACGGTGGGACATGAGCCCGGCCAGCAGCGCGACCGCGATCGAGCCCGATCCCCCCGCCGCGCCGGTGCGGCGCGCGTCCCGCCCGATCGAGCTCACCGGCTCGTTCGACCACGAGGGCCACCGGCTCTGGTACACGGAGTTCGGCAGCGGCGACCGCGTCGTCGTGCTCACCCACGGCATCATGCTGACCCGCCGGATGCACGCCCCGCTGGCGCGCCGGCTGGCCCGCGCCGGCTTCCGGGTCGTCACGCTCGACCTGCTCGGCCACGGCGACTCCGACCGGCCGACCGAGTCGTGGCTCTACTCGATGCCGTCGTTCGCGGAGCAGACCCTGGCGCTGCTCGACCACCTCGAAGTGGACTCGGCGGTGGTCGGCGGGACGTCCCTGGGCGCGAACGTCTCCCTGGAAGTCGCGGTGCAGGCGCCTTCGCGGGTCCGCGGCCTGATCGTCGAGATGCCGGTGCTGGACAACGCGATCGTCGCGGGGCTGTTCA is a genomic window of Amycolatopsis lexingtonensis containing:
- a CDS encoding crotonase/enoyl-CoA hydratase family protein produces the protein MTATADSLPDLVSLKVDVDGHVAEVTLLGPSKGNAMGPDFWRELPLVFRALDADPQVRAIVLTGSGKHFSYGLDLPAMMGDWAPMLGGDSLAGPRTAFLDQVRSLQAAVSSIAECRKPVVAAVSGWCIGGGVDVVAAADIRLASADAKFSVREVRVAIVADLGSLQRLASIIGEGHLRELALTGKDVDAARAEKIGLVNDVYEDQDALLKAARELAVEIAANPPLVVQGTKQVLATNTERQVADGLRYVAAWNSAFLPSKDLGEAVQAFMERRAPEFKGE
- a CDS encoding alpha/beta fold hydrolase — protein: MSPASSATAIEPDPPAAPVRRASRPIELTGSFDHEGHRLWYTEFGSGDRVVVLTHGIMLTRRMHAPLARRLARAGFRVVTLDLLGHGDSDRPTESWLYSMPSFAEQTLALLDHLEVDSAVVGGTSLGANVSLEVAVQAPSRVRGLIVEMPVLDNAIVAGLFTFAPLLMAARFLPVTVQAVALVASLVPHGNQWVDVVTDTLSQRPAPMAALLHGVLFGRIAPPKSVRRKITARTLVIGHQGDPIHPFGDADTLAIDMPDAEFVQARSPVELRFDPSRLSDAIRDFAASCYED